One genomic segment of Profundibacter amoris includes these proteins:
- a CDS encoding holin family protein encodes MGLIEKLFTLVFGGGRNVVRETAEVFRENAEAGAARNNALQTQVITQHGAEFDRAQKGGFDRFMDGVNRLPRPLMAFGILGLFIAAMVDPVWFASRMQGLALVPDPLWWLLGAIVSFYFGARHQFKGQEFQQSITETMLRVPQVVENIRTLNALSPKVAAQNFNQLLETNGKNAAIEDWKRAKS; translated from the coding sequence ATGGGGCTGATTGAAAAGCTGTTTACGCTGGTTTTCGGGGGCGGACGCAATGTGGTGCGTGAAACCGCCGAGGTATTTCGCGAGAACGCCGAAGCCGGGGCCGCGCGCAATAATGCCCTGCAAACGCAGGTCATAACCCAGCACGGAGCCGAATTTGATCGTGCGCAAAAGGGCGGGTTTGACAGGTTCATGGATGGCGTTAACCGTTTGCCGCGCCCTTTGATGGCCTTCGGTATTCTGGGCCTGTTTATCGCCGCCATGGTCGATCCGGTCTGGTTTGCCAGCCGGATGCAGGGGCTGGCGCTGGTGCCGGACCCGCTGTGGTGGCTGCTTGGGGCGATTGTGTCGTTCTATTTCGGGGCACGGCATCAATTCAAGGGGCAGGAATTCCAGCAATCCATCACCGAAACCATGCTGCGGGTGCCGCAAGTGGTTGAAAACATCCGCACCCTGAATGCGCTAAGTCCGAAGGTAGCCGCGCAAAATTTTAATCAATTGCTTGAAACGAACGGAAAAAATGCGGCAATCGAGGATTGGAAGCGCGCGAAATCCTGA
- a CDS encoding holin-associated N-acetylmuramidase, whose protein sequence is MQTVHQIASEIVAREGGFVNDPADPGGATKYGVTIHTMRRLGLDLTGDGRVSVADVQALTRAQAVDIFITHYFKQPRIGDLPEVLQASVFDMYVNAGANAVKILQRLLVKMGHAVGVDGAIGPQTIAATYAAYADAPEYLADAYGIERRNYYYALADARPASRKYARRRDGGKGGWILRAEEFISPRYHLTEEEHRRRVAAWG, encoded by the coding sequence ATGCAAACGGTTCACCAGATTGCCAGCGAGATTGTCGCCCGCGAGGGCGGCTTTGTGAATGATCCGGCTGATCCGGGCGGGGCAACGAAATACGGTGTGACCATCCACACCATGCGCCGTCTGGGGCTGGACCTGACCGGCGACGGGCGGGTTTCAGTGGCGGATGTGCAGGCGCTGACCCGCGCGCAGGCGGTGGATATTTTCATCACCCATTATTTCAAACAACCCCGCATAGGCGATCTGCCCGAGGTGCTTCAGGCCAGCGTGTTCGACATGTATGTGAACGCCGGTGCCAATGCGGTGAAAATCCTGCAACGTCTGCTGGTCAAAATGGGCCATGCAGTGGGGGTGGACGGGGCAATCGGCCCGCAAACCATTGCCGCCACGTATGCCGCTTATGCCGATGCGCCCGAATATCTTGCCGATGCCTACGGGATCGAGCGGCGCAACTATTACTATGCCTTGGCAGATGCACGACCGGCATCGCGCAAATATGCGCGGCGTAGGGACGGGGGCAAAGGGGGGTGGATATTGCGGGCCGAGGAATTCATTTCACCGCGCTATCATCTGACAGAGGAAGAACACCGCAGGAGGGTTGCCGCATGGGGCTGA
- the ccmE gene encoding cytochrome c maturation protein CcmE, with protein MKGLKKKRRVQVIIVAFVALAISTGLIGYAMRDGINFFKSPSQIVEDTPPPTQVLRVGGLVEEGSLKRGQGEVITFNITDGGATIKASYAGVLPDLFKEGQGTVATGSYVNGVFQATEILAKHDENYMPKEVVDALKEQGYYVDPEDQANGS; from the coding sequence ATGAAGGGACTAAAGAAAAAACGCCGGGTACAGGTTATCATCGTGGCTTTCGTCGCTTTGGCGATATCCACAGGGCTGATCGGGTATGCGATGCGCGACGGGATCAATTTCTTCAAAAGTCCGAGCCAGATCGTCGAGGATACGCCACCGCCAACACAGGTGTTACGTGTTGGTGGGCTGGTCGAGGAAGGCTCGCTGAAACGTGGTCAGGGCGAGGTGATCACCTTCAATATCACCGATGGCGGGGCGACAATCAAAGCCAGCTATGCGGGGGTGTTGCCTGATCTGTTCAAGGAGGGGCAGGGCACCGTTGCCACCGGCAGCTATGTGAACGGGGTGTTCCAGGCCACTGAAATCCTTGCCAAACACGATGAAAACTATATGCCCAAGGAAGTGGTGGATGCCCTGAAAGAGCAGGGGTATTATGTTGACCCCGAGGATCAGGCGAACGGTAGCTAA
- the argC gene encoding N-acetyl-gamma-glutamyl-phosphate reductase — protein sequence MTHKIAILGASGYTGAELVRLIAGHPNMEIVALSGERKAGMAYRDVFPHLRHLDLPDLVKIDEIDFANVDLAFCALPHATSQAVIRELPADLRIVDLSADFRLRDLDEYEKWYGKPHGAPHLQPEAVYGLTEFYREKIRAARLVAGTGCNAATGQYALRPLMTGGLIDLDDIVIDLKAAVSGAGRALKENLLHAELSEGYHPYAIGGTHRHLAEFDQEFSRVAGRPVRVQFTPHLIPANRGILVTVYVKGDAEKVHAALADAYKDEPFILTLPFGEAPSTRHIRGSNYCHIGVVADRIEGRTIIVAALDNLTKGSSGQALQNANLMLGEVETAGLMAAPVFP from the coding sequence ATGACCCATAAAATCGCGATCCTTGGTGCCAGCGGCTATACCGGCGCTGAACTGGTGCGCCTGATTGCCGGCCACCCCAATATGGAAATTGTTGCCCTGTCGGGGGAACGCAAGGCCGGCATGGCCTACCGCGATGTATTTCCGCACCTGCGCCATCTGGACCTGCCGGATCTGGTAAAGATCGACGAAATCGACTTTGCCAATGTCGACCTGGCGTTTTGCGCCTTGCCGCATGCCACGTCTCAGGCGGTGATCCGTGAATTGCCTGCCGATCTGCGGATTGTCGATCTGTCTGCCGATTTCCGGCTGCGCGATCTGGACGAATATGAAAAATGGTATGGCAAACCCCACGGCGCGCCGCATCTGCAACCCGAAGCTGTTTACGGGCTGACCGAATTTTACCGCGAGAAAATTCGCGCGGCGCGGCTGGTAGCGGGCACCGGCTGTAACGCGGCCACCGGCCAATATGCGCTGCGGCCGCTGATGACGGGCGGGCTGATTGATCTGGACGACATCGTCATTGATCTGAAGGCCGCCGTATCGGGGGCGGGCAGGGCGCTGAAGGAAAACCTGCTGCACGCCGAATTGTCCGAAGGCTATCACCCCTATGCCATCGGCGGCACCCACCGGCATCTGGCCGAGTTCGATCAGGAGTTTTCGCGTGTCGCAGGGAGGCCCGTGCGGGTGCAATTCACCCCGCATCTGATCCCCGCCAATCGCGGGATTTTGGTCACGGTTTACGTCAAAGGGGATGCCGAAAAGGTGCACGCCGCATTGGCTGACGCTTACAAGGACGAGCCGTTCATCCTGACCTTGCCATTTGGCGAGGCTCCGTCGACCCGCCATATACGCGGATCGAACTACTGTCATATCGGGGTGGTCGCGGACCGCATCGAGGGGCGCACAATTATCGTCGCAGCACTGGACAATCTGACCAAGGGGTCATCCGGTCAGGCGCTGCAGAACGCAAATCTAATGTTGGGAGAGGTGGAAACAGCCGGTCTGATGGCCGCGCCGGTTTTCCCTTAA
- a CDS encoding glutamate racemase produces the protein MAVGVFDSGLGGLTVLDAVAKRLPDVPFVYFGDNAHAPYGVRDAEDVYALTKAAVARLWDAGCDLVILACNTASAAALRRMQEEGLPDGKRVLGVFVPLIEALTERDWGDNSPPREVAVKHVALFATPATVASRAFQRELAFRAIGVDVEAQACGGVVDAIEEGDEILAEALVRSHVDALKRKMPNPQAAILGCTHYPLMESTFQAALGPDVKVFSQADLVAESLADYLTRHPDMKGEGAESLFLTTGDPGSVSDKATQFLRRKITFQSA, from the coding sequence ATGGCAGTTGGAGTTTTTGATTCAGGTCTGGGCGGGCTGACGGTGCTGGACGCCGTTGCAAAACGTCTGCCTGATGTGCCCTTTGTCTATTTTGGCGACAACGCCCATGCCCCATACGGCGTGCGTGATGCCGAGGATGTTTATGCCCTGACCAAAGCCGCCGTGGCCCGCCTGTGGGACGCTGGTTGCGATCTGGTTATTCTGGCTTGTAACACCGCATCCGCCGCCGCCCTGCGCCGGATGCAGGAAGAAGGCTTGCCCGATGGCAAGCGGGTGCTGGGCGTGTTCGTGCCCCTGATCGAGGCGCTGACCGAACGCGACTGGGGCGACAATTCCCCGCCGCGCGAGGTGGCCGTGAAACATGTTGCGCTGTTTGCCACCCCCGCCACCGTTGCCAGCCGCGCCTTTCAGCGGGAACTGGCGTTTCGGGCGATTGGTGTCGATGTCGAGGCGCAGGCCTGCGGCGGTGTGGTAGACGCGATCGAGGAAGGCGACGAGATATTGGCCGAAGCGCTGGTGCGCAGCCATGTGGACGCATTGAAGCGTAAAATGCCCAATCCGCAGGCGGCAATTTTGGGCTGCACCCATTATCCGCTGATGGAAAGCACCTTTCAGGCGGCTTTGGGGCCGGATGTGAAGGTGTTCTCGCAGGCCGATCTGGTGGCCGAGAGTCTGGCCGATTACCTGACCCGCCACCCTGATATGAAGGGGGAGGGTGCGGAATCGCTGTTTTTGACCACGGGTGATCCGGGTTCGGTTTCCGACAAGGCCACGCAGTTCCTGCGACGAAAGATCACCTTTCAGTCTGCGTGA
- a CDS encoding indolepyruvate ferredoxin oxidoreductase family protein encodes MTAQNISLNDRYDLDKSPVLLNGTQALVRLMLMQQARDAAAGLNTAGYCTGYRGSPLGAVDMQMQRAQKVLEASNITFQPGMNEDLAATAIWGTQQAELRGEGKYDGVFSLWYGKGPGVDRSGDVMRHANMAGTSPHGGVLMAMGDDHTGESSTTLHQSDWAMVDAYMPIVSPAGVQEILDYGLYGWALSRFAGVWTGLKVMKDTIEVTSVVDGRPDRVQFVTPKFEMPEGGLNIRLIDTPVLQEARMIDYKRVAAEAFAKANKIDKRVWGKPGAKIGFVAAGKNWLDLVHAMELLGMDGAEAARLGITTYKIGQTWPLDMDSLRDWAEGLDLIVVVEEKRKLLEVQIKEAIFDDRRGRRVYGWRDDRGNELFPTRMALDPIMIAERIGGILINEGRGTDRIKAGLQLLDEARTADNAEEIAARLPYFCSGCPHNSSTKVPEGSRAYAGIGCHYMVQWMDRSTTGFTQMGGEGANWVGESLFSETGHVFQNLGDGTYNHSGIMAIRAAVAAGTTMTYKILYNDAVAMTGGQANEGDLDAPRIAREVQAMGVKHIAVVYDEKEDIDRGAFPAGLEWYERAELMEVQRKYSKIKGVSVILYIQTCAAEKRRRRKRGLFPDPDKRVFINPDVCEGCGDCGVQSNCVSIVPVETELGRKRAIDQSSCNKDFSCINGFCPSFVTLQGATPKKAATAQIDLPDLPKPAVPAIDGTHNVVITGVGGTGVVTIGAILAQAAHIDSKGAGMMEMAGLAQKGGAVHIHLRLANAPEDISAIRVALGEADAVLGGDLVTTAGAKTIGLMKTGRTGAVVNSHQIITGDFTRDTEFKLPFDRLELQLEARLAGNLAQFDASELARALLGDSIFSNMMIVGAAWQRGLLPLSYDAIMAAIELNKAAVEGNKRAFEIGRWAVEFPEDAAKAISPVVVDKPKSLEEIIRYRADYLVEYQNAALKARYLALVDQAQDTRLKEAVAKGYHKLLAYKDEYEVARLMLDVRDKAKAEFDGDFTMRFHLAPPILSGKDANGRPKKREFGGWIMPVYRLLARLKGLRGTAFDLFGRTKERKMERALIAQYEVDMGEILPSVTPQTLDIAMELAELPLSIRGFGPVKQTNETAAAKRREELLAGFRAGGADIVDAAE; translated from the coding sequence ATGACCGCTCAAAACATCAGTCTGAATGATCGTTACGATCTGGATAAATCGCCTGTTCTGCTAAATGGCACGCAGGCGCTGGTGCGGCTGATGCTGATGCAACAGGCGCGGGACGCGGCGGCGGGGCTGAATACGGCGGGCTATTGCACCGGTTATCGCGGATCGCCACTGGGGGCGGTGGATATGCAGATGCAGCGGGCGCAAAAGGTGCTTGAGGCCTCTAACATCACTTTTCAGCCGGGCATGAACGAGGATCTGGCGGCCACCGCGATCTGGGGCACGCAACAGGCCGAGCTGCGCGGCGAGGGCAAATATGACGGCGTGTTTTCGCTGTGGTATGGCAAAGGCCCCGGCGTGGACCGCTCGGGCGATGTGATGCGTCATGCCAATATGGCCGGCACCAGCCCGCATGGCGGGGTGCTGATGGCGATGGGGGATGACCATACCGGCGAAAGCTCAACCACCTTGCACCAATCTGACTGGGCGATGGTGGATGCCTATATGCCGATTGTATCGCCAGCCGGCGTGCAGGAAATTCTGGATTACGGGCTGTATGGCTGGGCGCTGAGCCGCTTTGCCGGTGTCTGGACCGGCCTGAAGGTGATGAAGGATACCATTGAAGTCACCAGCGTGGTGGATGGCCGCCCTGACAGGGTGCAGTTTGTCACGCCGAAATTCGAGATGCCCGAAGGGGGGCTGAACATCCGCCTGATCGACACGCCGGTTTTGCAAGAGGCGCGGATGATCGACTACAAGAGGGTCGCGGCAGAAGCCTTTGCAAAGGCGAATAAAATTGACAAACGTGTCTGGGGAAAGCCGGGCGCGAAAATCGGCTTTGTGGCGGCGGGCAAGAACTGGCTGGATCTGGTCCATGCGATGGAATTGCTGGGAATGGACGGGGCCGAGGCCGCGCGGTTGGGCATCACCACTTACAAGATCGGCCAGACATGGCCGCTGGATATGGACAGTTTGCGCGACTGGGCCGAGGGGCTGGACCTGATCGTGGTGGTCGAGGAAAAACGCAAACTGCTGGAAGTGCAGATCAAGGAAGCGATCTTTGACGACCGGCGCGGACGACGGGTTTATGGCTGGCGGGATGATCGGGGCAATGAGTTGTTCCCGACCCGCATGGCGCTGGACCCGATCATGATTGCCGAACGGATTGGTGGCATTCTGATTAATGAGGGGCGCGGCACCGACCGGATCAAGGCCGGCCTGCAACTGCTGGACGAGGCCCGCACAGCGGACAATGCCGAGGAAATCGCGGCCCGTTTGCCCTATTTCTGCTCGGGCTGTCCGCATAATTCCTCGACCAAAGTGCCCGAAGGCAGCCGCGCCTATGCGGGGATCGGCTGTCACTATATGGTGCAATGGATGGACCGCTCCACCACCGGCTTTACCCAGATGGGCGGCGAGGGGGCAAACTGGGTCGGGGAATCGCTGTTTTCTGAAACCGGTCATGTGTTCCAGAACCTAGGTGATGGCACCTACAACCATTCCGGCATTATGGCGATCCGCGCGGCTGTGGCGGCGGGCACGACGATGACCTACAAGATCCTGTATAACGACGCGGTGGCGATGACTGGTGGTCAGGCGAACGAGGGCGATCTGGACGCACCCCGCATTGCCCGCGAGGTTCAGGCGATGGGGGTGAAACACATTGCCGTTGTCTATGACGAAAAAGAGGATATCGACCGTGGTGCGTTTCCGGCCGGGCTGGAATGGTACGAGCGTGCCGAGCTGATGGAAGTTCAACGTAAATACAGCAAAATCAAGGGCGTGTCTGTCATTCTTTATATTCAGACCTGCGCTGCCGAGAAGCGCCGCCGCCGCAAGCGCGGGCTGTTTCCCGATCCGGACAAACGGGTGTTTATCAATCCCGATGTCTGTGAAGGCTGCGGTGATTGCGGCGTGCAATCCAACTGTGTGTCGATCGTGCCGGTGGAAACCGAACTGGGGCGCAAGCGGGCGATTGACCAGTCCTCCTGCAACAAGGATTTCAGTTGTATCAACGGCTTTTGCCCCTCTTTTGTGACGCTGCAGGGCGCCACCCCGAAAAAGGCGGCAACCGCGCAGATCGACCTGCCGGACCTGCCAAAACCGGCCGTGCCCGCGATTGACGGCACCCACAACGTGGTGATCACCGGCGTTGGCGGCACCGGCGTTGTCACCATCGGTGCGATCCTTGCGCAGGCGGCGCATATCGACAGCAAGGGGGCCGGCATGATGGAAATGGCCGGTCTGGCGCAAAAGGGCGGGGCGGTGCATATCCATTTGCGGCTGGCCAACGCGCCCGAGGACATCAGCGCCATTCGGGTGGCTTTGGGCGAGGCCGACGCGGTTCTGGGCGGCGATCTGGTCACCACGGCGGGGGCGAAAACCATTGGTTTGATGAAGACAGGGCGCACGGGGGCGGTGGTGAACAGCCATCAGATTATCACTGGTGATTTCACCCGTGACACCGAATTCAAACTGCCGTTCGACCGGCTTGAACTGCAGCTAGAGGCGCGTCTGGCGGGGAATCTGGCCCAATTCGATGCTTCGGAACTGGCGCGGGCCCTGCTGGGCGACAGTATTTTTTCCAACATGATGATCGTCGGGGCGGCGTGGCAGCGCGGGCTGTTGCCGCTGTCTTATGACGCGATCATGGCGGCGATTGAATTGAACAAGGCGGCGGTCGAGGGCAACAAACGCGCCTTTGAAATTGGCCGCTGGGCGGTGGAATTCCCCGAAGACGCGGCCAAGGCCATATCGCCGGTGGTGGTGGACAAGCCCAAGTCGCTGGAGGAGATTATCAGGTATCGCGCGGATTATCTGGTGGAGTACCAGAACGCGGCGCTGAAAGCGCGCTATCTGGCGCTGGTCGATCAGGCACAGGATACGCGGCTGAAAGAGGCCGTGGCCAAGGGTTATCACAAATTGTTGGCCTATAAGGACGAATACGAGGTTGCCCGCCTGATGCTGGATGTGCGCGACAAGGCCAAGGCCGAGTTTGATGGCGATTTCACCATGCGCTTCCATCTGGCGCCACCGATCCTGTCGGGCAAGGACGCCAACGGACGGCCCAAGAAACGCGAATTCGGCGGCTGGATCATGCCGGTTTACCGCCTGCTGGCCCGCCTGAAGGGGCTGCGCGGCACGGCGTTTGATCTGTTCGGGCGCACCAAGGAACGCAAGATGGAGCGGGCGTTGATTGCGCAATACGAGGTGGATATGGGGGAAATCCTGCCCAGTGTTACGCCGCAAACCCTTGATATTGCAATGGAACTGGCCGAACTGCCGCTGTCCATTCGTGGTTTCGGGCCGGTCAAGCAGACCAATGAAACCGCTGCCGCCAAACGGCGCGAGGAACTGTTGGCAGGCTTTCGCGCCGGTGGGGCGGATATTGTGGATGCAGCCGAATAA
- a CDS encoding LysR family transcriptional regulator gives MDWDKLRIFHAVADAGSLTHAGEVLHLSQSAVSRQIRALEESLNATLFHRHARGLILTEQGELLFDATRSMDQRLEAATARIRDSADEVFGELRVTTTMGFGLLWLAPRLSQLYENYPDLRIDLILKERVLDLPMREADVAIRMKEPSQADLIRKRLMSVNMRLYATQDYLNEYGNPDTPEDLKDHRLICQSTTATQVSASAIFTQQLLTYNVRSLLTVNNYFGVLQGLLSNLGIGVLPDYVTEDFPNLVRVLPEMESNDIPVFLAYPEELRHSKRIAAFRDFVTEEIIARRKRLRAEAAD, from the coding sequence ATGGACTGGGACAAGCTAAGAATATTTCACGCGGTGGCCGATGCGGGCAGCCTGACCCATGCGGGCGAAGTCCTGCATTTGTCGCAATCGGCCGTCAGCCGACAAATTCGCGCGCTTGAAGAAAGCCTGAATGCCACCCTGTTCCACCGCCATGCCCGCGGACTGATTCTGACTGAACAGGGCGAATTGCTGTTTGATGCGACCAGATCGATGGATCAACGGCTCGAGGCCGCAACCGCCCGCATCCGCGATAGTGCTGACGAGGTATTCGGCGAGTTGCGCGTCACCACCACCATGGGGTTCGGCCTGTTGTGGCTGGCCCCGCGCCTGTCGCAATTATACGAAAACTACCCCGACCTGCGCATTGACCTGATCCTGAAGGAACGCGTGCTGGACCTGCCCATGCGCGAGGCCGATGTCGCCATCCGCATGAAGGAGCCGTCACAGGCCGACCTGATCCGCAAACGGCTGATGAGCGTAAACATGCGCCTATACGCAACGCAGGACTATCTGAACGAGTACGGCAATCCTGATACGCCCGAGGATCTGAAAGACCACCGGCTGATTTGCCAAAGCACCACCGCCACACAGGTCAGCGCCAGTGCAATATTCACCCAGCAACTGCTAACGTATAATGTGCGTTCCTTGCTGACGGTGAACAACTATTTCGGGGTGCTGCAAGGGTTGCTCAGCAACCTTGGAATCGGGGTGCTGCCCGACTATGTAACCGAAGACTTTCCAAATCTGGTGCGGGTTTTGCCCGAAATGGAGTCAAACGACATCCCTGTTTTCCTTGCCTACCCCGAGGAATTACGCCATTCCAAGCGCATCGCCGCCTTTCGCGATTTTGTTACCGAAGAGATCATTGCGCGGCGCAAACGGCTGCGCGCCGAAGCCGCTGATTGA